One Pseudomonas brassicacearum genomic region harbors:
- a CDS encoding macro domain-containing protein, whose translation MIRFTQGNLLEAKTEALVNTVNTVGVMGKGIALMFKERFAENYRLYLAACKAGEVEMGKVHVTAVSELEGPRWIVNFPTKRHWRSPSQMAWITEGLHDLRRFLIENDVKSVAVPPLGAGNGGLKWPEVREQIVEILSDLDVDVLVFEPSNQYLNVAKRSGVEKLTPARALIAELVRRYWVLGMECSLLEIQKLAWFLERAIEKLPNTENPLNLQFVAHKYGPYANRLEHLLNNLDGSYLHCDKRISDAGISDVIWFDEGRKAFLQTYLQTEAKEYAQALERTAELIDGFESPFGMELLATVDWLLSQDGISPTVPAVREALKHWDGGAGAAARKSKLFDDQALGIALKRLTSSSFRAETVTC comes from the coding sequence ATGATCCGTTTTACCCAAGGCAACCTTCTGGAAGCCAAAACCGAAGCCCTGGTCAACACGGTGAATACCGTGGGCGTGATGGGTAAAGGTATCGCGCTGATGTTCAAGGAGCGCTTCGCCGAGAATTACCGCCTGTACTTGGCTGCCTGCAAGGCTGGTGAAGTGGAGATGGGCAAGGTTCACGTGACCGCGGTCAGCGAACTGGAGGGGCCACGCTGGATTGTGAACTTCCCGACTAAACGGCACTGGCGATCACCTTCGCAGATGGCATGGATAACCGAAGGTTTGCACGACCTACGTCGCTTTCTGATCGAAAACGATGTGAAGTCCGTGGCGGTTCCACCGCTAGGCGCTGGAAACGGTGGTTTGAAGTGGCCGGAGGTTCGCGAACAGATTGTTGAGATCTTGAGTGATCTTGATGTCGATGTGCTGGTGTTCGAGCCTTCCAACCAGTATCTGAACGTCGCTAAGCGTAGCGGTGTAGAGAAGCTCACGCCTGCTCGTGCGCTGATTGCCGAACTGGTTCGTCGCTACTGGGTTCTAGGTATGGAATGCAGCCTGCTTGAGATTCAGAAGCTGGCCTGGTTCCTTGAGCGCGCCATCGAAAAGCTGCCAAACACCGAAAATCCTCTGAATCTCCAGTTCGTTGCGCATAAGTACGGGCCATATGCCAACCGGTTGGAACATCTACTCAATAACCTGGATGGCAGCTATCTGCATTGTGACAAGCGCATCAGTGATGCGGGTATTAGCGACGTGATCTGGTTTGACGAAGGACGCAAAGCTTTCCTACAAACCTATCTCCAAACGGAGGCCAAGGAGTACGCCCAGGCCTTGGAACGCACTGCCGAGTTGATCGATGGCTTTGAGTCGCCTTTCGGCATGGAGTTGTTGGCAACGGTTGATTGGTTGCTGAGCCAGGATGGGATTTCCCCGACTGTTCCTGCCGTGCGCGAGGCGTTGAAGCATTGGGATGGCGGAGCAGGTGCTGCGGCTCGTAAAAGCAAGCTATTCGATGATCAGGCGCTTGGTATCGCGCTGAAGCGGCTGACTTCCAGTAGTTTCAGGGCCGAGACGGTGACCTGCTAG
- a CDS encoding homoserine dehydrogenase, with protein MTEYKLALVGFGGVNRALAQLIAERNHSWKTELGFTLKIVGVTDLFLGSIIGREGLDAALLAKLPATKGAFAQWPTGTAEALNEAVIKDSGADIIAEATFTNPVDGEPATSFCRWALERGKHVVTTNKGPIALHGAELKALAQRNNVAFEYEGSVMSGTPVIRLAKQSLAGSSITGFEGILNGTSNFVLTCMEGGLGFAEAVEKAQELGYAEADPTADVEGHDVRLKVVILANELLDAKLTVNDVACNGISALGLDDIEKARQDGARWKLIGAATRNADGSISARVEPRLLNNDHPLASISGATNAVSFTSELLGAVTVSGPGAGRTETAFALLSDIINIHQSAARNQE; from the coding sequence ATGACTGAATACAAACTCGCGCTGGTCGGCTTCGGCGGTGTAAACCGGGCATTGGCTCAACTGATTGCCGAGCGCAACCACAGCTGGAAAACCGAACTCGGCTTCACCCTGAAAATCGTCGGCGTCACCGACCTGTTCCTCGGTTCGATCATCGGCCGCGAAGGCCTCGACGCCGCACTGCTCGCCAAACTGCCGGCAACCAAAGGCGCGTTCGCCCAATGGCCAACCGGCACCGCCGAAGCCCTCAACGAAGCCGTGATCAAAGACAGCGGCGCCGACATCATCGCCGAAGCCACCTTCACCAACCCAGTGGACGGCGAGCCCGCCACCTCGTTCTGCCGCTGGGCCCTGGAGCGCGGCAAACACGTGGTCACCACCAACAAAGGCCCCATCGCCCTGCACGGCGCCGAACTCAAAGCCCTGGCCCAGCGCAACAACGTCGCCTTCGAATACGAAGGTTCAGTCATGAGCGGCACCCCAGTCATTCGCCTCGCCAAACAATCCCTGGCCGGCAGCTCGATCACAGGCTTCGAAGGCATCCTCAACGGCACCTCCAACTTCGTCCTCACCTGCATGGAAGGCGGCCTGGGGTTTGCCGAAGCAGTCGAAAAAGCCCAGGAACTAGGCTACGCCGAAGCCGACCCAACCGCGGACGTCGAAGGCCATGACGTGCGCCTCAAAGTCGTGATCCTCGCCAACGAACTGCTGGACGCCAAACTCACCGTCAACGACGTCGCCTGCAACGGCATCTCCGCCCTGGGCCTGGACGACATCGAAAAAGCCCGCCAGGACGGCGCCCGCTGGAAACTCATCGGCGCCGCCACCCGCAACGCCGACGGCTCCATCAGCGCCCGCGTCGAACCGCGCCTGCTGAACAACGACCACCCCCTGGCCAGCATCAGCGGCGCCACCAACGCCGTGTCGTTCACCTCCGAACTGCTCGGCGCCGTCACCGTGTCCGGCCCGGGCGCCGGCCGCACCGAAACCGCCTTCGCGCTGCTGTCGGACATCATCAACATCCACCAATCCGCCGCCCGCAACCAGGAGTAA
- a CDS encoding glycoside hydrolase family 68 protein encodes MKTNTEKFGATPHQPSLWTRADALKVRADDPTTTQPLVSADFPVLNNDVFIWDTMPLRDLDGNVTSVDGWSVIFTLTADRHPNDPQYLDEDGNYDILRDWNDRHGRAKMYYWFSRTGKNWEFGGRVMAEGVSPTAREWAGTPILLNDRGEVDLYYTAVTPGATIVKVRGRVVTTEHGVSMVGFEKVKPLFESDGKMYQTEAQNAFWGFRDPWPFRDPNDGKLYMLFEGNVAGERGSHKVGEAEIGDVPPGYEDVGNSRFQTACVGIAVARDADGDDWEMLPPLLTAVGVNDQTERPHFVFQDGKYYLFTISHTFTYGDGVTGPDGVYGFVADSLFGPYVPLNGSGLVLGNPSSQPFQTYSHYVMPNGLVTSFIDSVPTDETGTQIRVGGTEAPTVGLKIKGQQTFVVGEYDYGYIPPMLDVTLK; translated from the coding sequence ATGAAAACCAACACTGAAAAATTCGGTGCAACCCCCCATCAACCCAGCCTCTGGACCCGCGCTGATGCGTTGAAAGTCCGGGCGGACGATCCCACCACCACTCAGCCGCTGGTCAGCGCGGATTTCCCGGTATTGAACAACGACGTGTTCATCTGGGACACCATGCCCCTACGCGACTTGGACGGTAACGTGACGTCCGTCGATGGCTGGTCGGTGATCTTCACCCTGACGGCCGATCGTCATCCAAACGACCCGCAGTACCTCGACGAGGACGGTAACTACGACATCCTCCGCGATTGGAACGATCGTCACGGCCGAGCAAAGATGTACTACTGGTTTTCCCGTACCGGCAAGAACTGGGAATTCGGTGGCCGTGTGATGGCCGAAGGCGTTTCGCCGACCGCTCGCGAATGGGCCGGCACGCCGATTCTGTTGAACGACCGAGGTGAAGTGGACCTGTATTACACCGCCGTCACCCCGGGCGCGACCATCGTCAAAGTGCGCGGTCGGGTCGTGACCACTGAACATGGCGTCAGCATGGTCGGCTTCGAGAAGGTCAAGCCGCTGTTCGAGTCCGACGGCAAGATGTACCAGACCGAAGCCCAAAACGCCTTCTGGGGTTTTCGTGACCCATGGCCATTCCGCGACCCGAACGACGGCAAGCTGTACATGCTGTTCGAGGGCAACGTGGCCGGTGAGCGCGGCTCGCACAAAGTGGGCGAGGCCGAAATCGGCGACGTGCCACCGGGTTATGAAGATGTCGGCAACTCGCGCTTCCAGACCGCCTGTGTTGGCATCGCCGTGGCCCGCGACGCAGACGGTGACGACTGGGAAATGCTGCCGCCACTGCTGACCGCCGTGGGCGTCAACGACCAGACCGAACGCCCGCACTTCGTGTTCCAGGATGGCAAGTACTACCTGTTCACGATCAGCCATACCTTCACCTATGGCGACGGTGTGACCGGCCCGGACGGCGTGTACGGTTTTGTCGCGGACTCGCTGTTCGGCCCTTACGTGCCGCTCAACGGTTCCGGCCTGGTGCTGGGCAACCCGTCCTCCCAGCCATTCCAGACCTACTCACACTATGTGATGCCCAACGGCCTGGTGACCTCCTTTATCGACAGCGTACCGACCGACGAAACCGGCACGCAGATTCGGGTGGGTGGCACTGAGGCACCCACGGTGGGTTTGAAAATAAAAGGGCAGCAGACGTTTGTGGTGGGCGAGTACGACTATGGGTACATTCCGCCGATGCTTGACGTTACGCTTAAGTAA
- a CDS encoding N-6 DNA methylase, translated as MSGSLVEDFRKLVVARFEQLRLHISESEAVESLILLVICRWQYEFVVGEQDIKRADPLALLEVLVKSVVESPRCSNFEGYFVRVWEKIHVLTDSRSRGGLVLVELWGELISYPLYNREGEGTIGECFEWLLSFFAEENMGRGGYFFTPSGIVSLMIKVLDPKSGEGIYDPSCGSGEFLVEAINHVRRASPEGELFMLGREMSPSVAFVAQANLFVHGVGESRIEVERYLSGRNYNAEVSGRFDLAIANPPFSLKNWDKGESNEFLRYGVPPQASADFAFVQNLLFSLNEKGRAAIIVPMGVLFRGGSEKLIRERMLRSGNVEAVISIPSMSFYGTAIPANILFLRRECSCDNVFFIDASSFFVKSQRLNRLDHSGVELLSSLLFGREALGGVASLISLEDIEANDWDLTVSKYIVPVPSVLSESLECLLARQAQLEDKQLTLQRKMKDLLSDLKN; from the coding sequence GTGAGCGGTTCTCTGGTCGAAGACTTTAGAAAATTGGTTGTGGCGAGGTTCGAGCAGCTACGCTTACATATAAGTGAATCTGAAGCTGTTGAAAGCTTAATTTTGCTTGTGATTTGTAGGTGGCAATATGAGTTTGTTGTGGGTGAGCAGGATATAAAAAGGGCAGATCCTTTAGCTTTACTAGAGGTGTTAGTTAAGAGTGTCGTTGAGAGTCCTAGATGTTCAAATTTTGAGGGTTACTTTGTAAGAGTTTGGGAAAAAATACATGTGTTGACTGATTCTCGCTCCAGGGGTGGGTTGGTCTTAGTCGAGCTTTGGGGTGAGCTTATCAGCTATCCACTTTACAATCGGGAAGGGGAAGGAACGATAGGCGAGTGTTTTGAGTGGTTGTTGTCTTTTTTTGCAGAGGAAAACATGGGGCGAGGAGGGTATTTCTTCACTCCGAGTGGGATAGTCAGTTTGATGATAAAAGTTCTTGACCCTAAATCTGGGGAAGGAATCTATGACCCTTCATGCGGTTCAGGCGAATTTTTAGTAGAGGCAATCAATCACGTACGGCGAGCCTCCCCCGAGGGTGAGTTGTTTATGTTGGGGAGAGAGATGTCCCCTAGCGTAGCTTTTGTGGCACAAGCAAATTTATTTGTTCATGGTGTGGGCGAAAGTCGCATAGAGGTTGAAAGGTACCTTTCTGGGAGAAATTATAACGCTGAAGTCTCTGGTCGTTTTGATCTGGCTATAGCAAATCCTCCATTTTCCCTAAAAAATTGGGATAAAGGTGAATCGAATGAGTTTCTTCGGTACGGAGTTCCCCCGCAGGCTAGTGCCGATTTTGCATTCGTACAAAATTTGTTGTTTAGTCTGAATGAGAAAGGGCGTGCGGCGATCATTGTTCCTATGGGAGTTCTTTTCAGGGGGGGGAGTGAAAAATTGATTAGGGAGCGGATGCTTAGATCGGGTAATGTGGAGGCCGTTATTTCTATTCCCTCAATGTCTTTCTATGGTACGGCTATTCCCGCTAATATTTTGTTTTTGAGAAGAGAATGTTCCTGCGATAATGTGTTTTTTATCGATGCCTCGAGTTTTTTTGTTAAAAGTCAGCGGCTTAATCGTTTGGATCATAGCGGTGTGGAGCTGCTTTCTAGTTTGCTTTTTGGCAGGGAAGCGCTCGGGGGGGTGGCTAGTCTTATTTCTCTAGAAGATATAGAGGCTAATGACTGGGACTTGACAGTTTCTAAATATATAGTGCCAGTACCTTCGGTGTTGAGTGAGTCGCTGGAGTGTTTGCTCGCGCGGCAAGCGCAACTAGAAGATAAACAATTGACTTTACAGCGGAAAATGAAGGACCTTCTCTCCGATCTAAAAAATTGA
- a CDS encoding DUF6124 family protein, with protein sequence MAKITPNPPTADEHVSRAQSARNNKLDDAANRALDYYLKPAPKNKTSDKPNTIFRIAPDVDSECLLANLSENLASANAMINDLAFGLEGSRRHFALGILQVIEVSELLANRALDIVEVR encoded by the coding sequence ATGGCAAAAATTACACCGAACCCTCCGACCGCAGATGAGCATGTATCTCGCGCTCAGTCTGCTCGTAACAACAAGCTTGATGACGCTGCCAACCGGGCGTTGGATTACTACCTGAAGCCTGCGCCGAAGAACAAAACGTCTGACAAACCCAACACTATCTTCCGTATCGCTCCGGATGTTGATTCGGAATGTTTGCTGGCTAATCTCAGTGAAAACCTGGCTTCGGCCAATGCCATGATCAATGATTTGGCGTTTGGTCTTGAGGGATCACGACGGCATTTTGCGTTGGGGATTTTGCAGGTGATTGAGGTGAGTGAGCTGCTGGCTAATCGGGCTTTGGATATTGTTGAGGTGAGGTAG
- a CDS encoding aldehyde dehydrogenase family protein, with product MNVSRLALAVTEPQIEVLNPFDGTVIGSVADICATQVPQLLETGRSGARACAALPRHRRASVLEQAAANIQRDARAFARLIVDEAGKTLKQAEKEVKRCINTLKLSAEEARRNAGEVVPFDAYEGAESRQGWFTREPLGLIVAITPYNDPLNLVAHKLGPAIAGGNAVILKPSELTPLSALKLVACLVEAGLPESVVTVATGGAELGKALVAARDVRMISFTGGFVTGEQIARTAGLKKLAMDLGGNAPVIVMADCDLDAAVDSCLSGAFWAAGQNCIGTQRLLIQAPIYAAFRERFVQKAQALVVGNPLLATTDIGPMITHQAAQNAEHVVNEALQQGATLLCGHRRQGACYAATVLENVDHASRLWRNEVFAPVVVLQPFDAFDEAIALANEPEYSLHAGIFTNDLATAMSAARRIEAGGVMINDSSDFRFDAMPFGGSKYGSLGREGVRFAYEEMTQPKVVCLNTLG from the coding sequence ATGAACGTCTCCCGTCTGGCCCTGGCTGTGACCGAGCCGCAAATCGAAGTCCTCAACCCGTTCGACGGCACCGTCATCGGAAGCGTGGCCGACATCTGCGCCACGCAAGTGCCGCAACTGCTGGAGACCGGGCGCAGCGGTGCCCGAGCCTGCGCCGCGCTGCCCCGTCATCGCCGCGCCAGCGTCCTCGAACAGGCTGCCGCGAACATCCAGCGCGACGCCCGAGCCTTCGCCCGGCTGATCGTCGACGAAGCCGGCAAGACCCTCAAACAGGCGGAAAAAGAAGTCAAACGCTGCATCAACACCCTCAAGCTCTCCGCCGAAGAAGCCCGGCGTAACGCTGGTGAAGTGGTGCCGTTCGATGCCTACGAAGGCGCCGAATCGCGCCAAGGCTGGTTCACCCGCGAGCCCCTGGGCCTGATCGTCGCGATCACTCCCTACAACGACCCGCTGAACCTGGTGGCCCACAAACTCGGCCCGGCCATCGCCGGCGGCAACGCGGTGATCCTCAAACCGTCCGAGCTGACCCCGTTGTCGGCGCTCAAACTGGTCGCCTGCCTGGTCGAAGCCGGCCTGCCCGAATCCGTGGTCACCGTCGCCACCGGCGGCGCCGAACTCGGCAAAGCCCTGGTCGCCGCCCGCGACGTACGCATGATCTCCTTCACCGGCGGCTTCGTCACCGGCGAACAAATCGCCCGCACCGCCGGCCTGAAAAAACTCGCCATGGACCTGGGCGGCAACGCCCCCGTCATCGTCATGGCCGACTGTGACCTCGACGCCGCCGTCGACAGCTGCCTGTCCGGCGCCTTCTGGGCCGCCGGGCAAAACTGCATCGGCACCCAACGCCTGCTCATCCAGGCACCGATCTACGCAGCCTTCCGCGAACGCTTCGTCCAAAAGGCCCAAGCCCTCGTGGTCGGCAACCCACTGCTCGCCACCACCGACATCGGCCCGATGATCACCCACCAAGCCGCGCAAAACGCCGAACATGTGGTGAACGAAGCCCTGCAACAAGGCGCCACCTTGCTCTGCGGCCACCGCCGCCAAGGCGCCTGCTATGCCGCGACCGTATTGGAAAACGTCGACCATGCCAGCCGACTCTGGCGCAACGAGGTCTTCGCGCCGGTGGTGGTGTTACAGCCGTTCGACGCGTTTGATGAGGCTATCGCGCTGGCTAACGAACCTGAATACAGCTTGCATGCGGGGATCTTTACCAACGACTTGGCAACGGCGATGAGCGCTGCTCGGCGGATCGAGGCGGGCGGGGTGATGATCAACGACTCTTCGGATTTTCGGTTCGATGCGATGCCATTCGGCGGTTCCAAATACGGCAGTTTGGGCAGGGAAGGGGTGCGGTTTGCGTATGAGGAAATGACCCAGCCGAAGGTGGTTTGTTTGAATACGTTGGGGTGA
- a CDS encoding DUF6124 family protein: protein MVKITPNPPVTDETVSRVQSARNKKLDDAATRALDFYLKPKKEASDNPNTIFRIAADVDSECLLANLSESLASANAMISDLAFDLDGSRRHVAMGILQVIELSELLANRALDIVEVR, encoded by the coding sequence ATGGTCAAAATTACACCGAACCCCCCGGTTACAGACGAAACAGTCTCCCGCGTCCAATCCGCTCGAAATAAAAAACTCGACGACGCTGCCACCCGAGCTTTGGATTTCTACCTGAAGCCCAAGAAGGAAGCGTCTGATAACCCCAACACCATTTTCCGTATCGCAGCTGATGTTGATTCGGAATGTCTGCTCGCCAATCTCAGCGAAAGCCTAGCTTCGGCTAATGCCATGATCAGTGATCTGGCGTTCGATCTGGATGGATCAAGACGGCATGTGGCGATGGGGATTTTGCAGGTGATTGAGTTGAGCGAGCTGTTGGCGAATCGGGCCTTGGATATTGTTGAGGTGCGGTAA
- a CDS encoding Lrp/AsnC family transcriptional regulator, giving the protein MKRILDPLDERIIAELRLNARAAHAELAAKVNLSRNAVRQRIERLERDGAIQGYTVRTGEGAHASSNINAVIFVYRYDRMRGAEVLQALRAMPEVLQCDVMSGEFDLMLRVGAANPERVHKVWKEISALPGVENTVTSFVLSSVV; this is encoded by the coding sequence ATGAAGCGAATCCTCGACCCCCTCGACGAACGCATCATCGCCGAACTGCGCCTCAACGCCCGCGCCGCCCACGCCGAACTGGCGGCCAAGGTCAACCTCTCGCGCAATGCCGTGCGCCAACGCATCGAACGCCTCGAACGCGACGGCGCGATCCAGGGCTACACCGTGCGCACCGGGGAGGGCGCGCACGCGTCGTCGAACATCAACGCCGTGATCTTCGTCTACCGCTACGACCGCATGCGCGGCGCCGAAGTGCTCCAGGCCCTGCGCGCCATGCCGGAAGTGCTCCAGTGCGACGTGATGAGCGGCGAGTTCGATTTGATGCTGCGGGTGGGCGCGGCGAACCCGGAGCGGGTGCACAAAGTCTGGAAAGAAATATCCGCCCTGCCCGGAGTAGAAAACACAGTCACTTCGTTCGTGCTGTCATCGGTGGTCTAA
- a CDS encoding type I restriction endonuclease subunit R, with amino-acid sequence MSEQIIEQGFIDKLIELKYNYRPDITDRASLERNFREKFEALNRVRLTDGEFARLLDEIVTPDVFAAARTLRERNAFTREDGTPLNYTLVNIKDWCKNSFEVVNQLRINTDNSHHRFDVLILINGVPCAQVELKTLGVNPRRAMEQIVEYKNDPGNGYTKTLLCFLQLFIVSNRDNTYYFANNNARHFSFNADERFLPIYQFADEANKKITYLDHFAETFLVKCTLGQTISRYMVLIASEQKLMMMRPYQVYAVKAIVDCIQQNCGNGYIWHTTGSGKTLTSFKASTLLKDNPDIEKCLFVVDRKDLDRQTREEFNKFQEGCVEENTNTAALVHRLLSEDYADKVIVTTIQKLGLALDESSKRNKQRKRNGHVTYKEQLAPLRNKRVVFIFDECHRSQFGENHKAIKEFFPKAQLFGFTGTPIFEENASRVKVEDQQASYQTTDELFQKQLHAYTITHAIEDANVLRFHIDYFKPEGKKTPKPGEGLAKRAVIEAILSKHDMATAQRRFNAILATASINDAIEYHSLFAEMQHAKQLTDPDYQPLNIACVFSPPAEGNADVKQIQEDLPQEKQDNEEDPEGKKAALKAILADYNTRYGSNYNISEFDLYYQDVQKRIKDQQWPNADHPHTQKVDITIVVDMLLTGFDSKYLNTLYVDKNLKYHGLIQAFSRTNRVLNSTKPYGNILDFRQQQEAVDIAITRFSGEQSGKQAREIWLVDKAPVVIEKLRTAVQKLDDFMQSQGVACAPEAVHNLKGDDARAAFISHFKEVQRLKTQLDQYTDLTEDNAAAIEHILPKENLLGFRGAYLETAQRLKAQQDKNGKDAGDGKTDVLDQLDFEFVLFASAVIDYDYIVALMSRFSQQEPSKQKMSRDQLIGLIQADAKFMNEREDIAAYISTLKAGEGLSETAIRNGYTRFKQQKDAAELAHIASKHHLDPAVLQSFVDGILQRMIFDGEQLSDLMAPLDLGWKARALAELALMKELHELLIKRAQGRDISGLSAYEQ; translated from the coding sequence ATGAGTGAGCAAATAATCGAACAAGGCTTTATTGACAAGCTAATTGAGCTCAAATACAACTACCGCCCAGACATCACAGACCGCGCCTCGCTAGAGCGCAACTTTCGTGAGAAATTCGAGGCCCTCAACCGCGTTCGCCTTACTGATGGCGAATTTGCCCGCCTGCTCGACGAGATCGTTACCCCTGATGTGTTTGCGGCGGCGCGTACCCTGCGCGAGCGTAATGCCTTCACCCGCGAAGACGGTACCCCGTTGAACTACACGCTGGTCAACATCAAAGACTGGTGCAAAAACAGCTTCGAGGTGGTGAACCAGCTGCGCATCAATACCGACAACAGCCACCACCGTTTTGATGTGCTCATCCTCATCAACGGTGTGCCGTGCGCTCAAGTAGAGCTGAAAACGCTGGGCGTCAATCCGCGCCGCGCCATGGAACAGATCGTCGAGTACAAAAACGACCCCGGTAACGGCTATACCAAAACGTTGCTGTGTTTCCTGCAGTTGTTCATCGTCAGCAACCGCGACAACACGTACTACTTCGCCAATAATAACGCCCGTCACTTCTCGTTCAACGCCGATGAGCGCTTCCTACCCATCTACCAGTTTGCTGACGAGGCGAACAAAAAGATTACCTATCTCGACCATTTCGCCGAGACTTTCCTTGTCAAATGTACGCTTGGCCAAACAATCAGCCGATACATGGTGCTTATTGCCAGCGAGCAAAAGCTCATGATGATGCGTCCGTATCAAGTCTACGCGGTCAAGGCCATCGTCGACTGCATCCAGCAAAACTGCGGCAACGGCTATATCTGGCACACAACGGGCAGCGGCAAGACACTCACATCCTTCAAGGCGTCCACCTTGCTCAAGGACAACCCTGATATCGAGAAATGTCTCTTTGTGGTGGACCGCAAAGACCTCGACCGCCAGACCCGTGAGGAATTCAACAAGTTTCAGGAAGGCTGCGTCGAAGAAAATACCAACACCGCTGCTCTGGTGCACCGGCTGCTGTCCGAGGACTACGCCGACAAAGTTATAGTCACCACCATCCAGAAGCTCGGCCTCGCCCTGGATGAAAGTAGCAAACGTAACAAGCAGCGCAAACGAAACGGCCATGTCACCTACAAAGAGCAGTTGGCCCCTCTGCGCAACAAACGCGTTGTGTTCATTTTCGATGAATGCCACCGCTCCCAGTTTGGCGAGAACCACAAAGCCATCAAAGAGTTTTTTCCCAAAGCTCAACTCTTCGGTTTTACCGGCACGCCCATTTTTGAAGAAAATGCCTCACGAGTAAAAGTGGAAGATCAGCAGGCTTCGTACCAAACCACAGATGAACTATTCCAGAAACAGTTGCACGCTTACACCATCACCCACGCTATTGAAGACGCCAACGTGCTGCGCTTCCATATCGATTACTTCAAACCAGAAGGCAAAAAAACACCCAAGCCGGGAGAAGGCTTGGCAAAGCGTGCGGTGATCGAAGCTATCCTCTCAAAACACGACATGGCCACCGCCCAGCGTCGTTTCAATGCCATTTTGGCTACGGCGAGCATCAACGACGCCATCGAGTACCACAGCCTGTTTGCCGAGATGCAACATGCCAAACAACTGACCGACCCTGACTATCAGCCGCTGAATATCGCCTGCGTATTTTCGCCGCCTGCCGAAGGCAATGCGGACGTAAAGCAGATTCAGGAAGACCTACCGCAAGAAAAGCAGGACAACGAAGAAGATCCAGAAGGCAAGAAAGCGGCGCTTAAAGCCATCCTGGCCGACTACAACACCCGCTACGGCAGCAATTACAACATTAGCGAGTTCGACCTCTACTACCAGGACGTGCAAAAGCGCATCAAAGACCAACAGTGGCCCAATGCCGACCACCCGCATACGCAGAAAGTCGACATCACCATCGTGGTCGACATGCTGCTTACCGGCTTCGACTCCAAATACCTGAACACGCTCTACGTGGATAAAAACCTCAAGTATCACGGTTTGATTCAGGCGTTCTCGCGTACCAACCGCGTACTTAACAGCACCAAGCCCTACGGTAATATTCTCGACTTCCGCCAGCAGCAAGAAGCTGTAGATATCGCCATTACCCGGTTCTCTGGCGAACAATCCGGCAAACAGGCTCGCGAAATCTGGCTGGTGGATAAGGCCCCCGTGGTTATTGAAAAACTACGGACTGCCGTGCAAAAGCTGGATGATTTTATGCAATCGCAAGGTGTGGCCTGCGCACCGGAGGCTGTGCATAACCTGAAAGGCGACGATGCCCGCGCTGCTTTTATCAGCCACTTCAAGGAAGTGCAGCGCCTCAAAACCCAGCTTGATCAGTACACCGATCTCACTGAAGACAACGCCGCCGCCATTGAGCACATCCTTCCCAAGGAAAATCTCCTCGGCTTTCGCGGTGCTTACCTGGAAACGGCCCAGCGCCTTAAGGCCCAGCAAGATAAGAACGGTAAAGATGCAGGAGATGGCAAAACCGACGTACTGGACCAGCTCGATTTTGAGTTCGTGCTCTTCGCCTCTGCTGTTATTGACTACGACTACATCGTGGCGCTGATGTCGCGCTTCTCGCAGCAGGAACCTAGCAAACAGAAGATGAGTCGCGATCAGCTTATTGGTCTGATCCAGGCTGATGCCAAGTTTATGAACGAGCGCGAGGACATTGCCGCCTATATCTCCACGCTCAAAGCGGGGGAGGGCCTGAGCGAAACCGCTATCCGCAACGGCTATACCCGCTTCAAGCAACAAAAAGACGCCGCCGAACTCGCC
- a CDS encoding restriction endonuclease subunit S — translation MERKAKLHTIADVSLGQTFRERAETDKPISGIRLIQIKDIREGELSDVSGLPYADIEPSKLKVKLIDGDLLLPLRGTRTEAMIFRKGGSREDVTTTNQVAIIRPKDGLVTLDYLHWFFNSDIGSLTLDSIRTAATIPNISVRNLVEITLPVPDDEAQKEVVAIYNNWRLQKENLHELIINGEAIMASAAQKILSRGLV, via the coding sequence ATGGAGAGAAAGGCGAAGCTCCATACTATCGCTGACGTGTCACTTGGGCAAACTTTTCGCGAGCGAGCGGAAACGGATAAACCAATAAGTGGTATTAGGCTAATCCAAATAAAAGATATCAGAGAAGGCGAGCTGTCGGACGTCTCAGGGCTTCCGTATGCCGATATCGAGCCTTCAAAGCTCAAAGTGAAATTAATTGACGGTGATCTGCTTCTGCCGCTGAGAGGGACCCGAACTGAGGCGATGATATTTAGGAAGGGAGGCTCTAGGGAGGATGTGACGACCACAAATCAGGTCGCCATAATTAGGCCTAAAGACGGTCTGGTAACCCTAGATTATCTTCACTGGTTTTTTAATTCGGATATTGGGAGTTTAACTCTGGATTCGATCAGGACCGCGGCTACCATTCCAAATATTAGTGTCAGGAATTTGGTTGAGATAACGCTGCCTGTCCCTGATGATGAAGCTCAAAAGGAAGTTGTAGCGATTTATAATAATTGGCGACTGCAAAAAGAAAATTTACATGAGTTGATAATTAATGGGGAGGCTATTATGGCGAGTGCTGCCCAAAAAATATTAAGTAGGGGGTTGGTGTGA